In Sneathia sanguinegens, the following proteins share a genomic window:
- the rodA gene encoding rod shape-determining protein RodA, which produces MKINIIEIKKRFSKIDKSLLIIVYTLVTISTLFIYSATRSMRYVKQNIIWILIGTLIIVLSGIIDYRLTKKYIWYLYGLGIIVLLIVRFAGKKTLGAQRWITIGSLQIQPSEFVKIIVILVLSYVIISKFRKGINNLLDIIKVFLWITPLVFLILFQPDLGNTLIIIFSYICVLFLNEANIKPLIYIAIIALISAYPIYHFALDDYQKTRIEVFLNPEKDVKNKGWHVTQSKISIGSGGFIGTGILNGSQSRLKFLPEPQTDFIFSVISEELGFVGSSFVILLYFLLIYNMLKISRLVDDDYGRIIIYGVVGIFLGHTIVNIGMTLGLIPVTGKTLLFLSYGGSSYLTAFMLIALVESIKMNSE; this is translated from the coding sequence ATGAAGATTAATATAATTGAAATAAAAAAAAGATTTTCAAAAATTGATAAATCTCTTTTAATTATAGTCTATACTTTAGTAACGATAAGTACATTATTTATATATAGTGCTACAAGATCCATGAGATATGTAAAGCAAAATATAATATGGATATTAATAGGTACTTTAATTATTGTATTATCAGGAATAATAGACTATAGATTAACAAAGAAATATATTTGGTATCTTTATGGTTTAGGTATAATTGTTCTTTTGATAGTGAGATTTGCTGGTAAAAAAACATTAGGAGCACAGAGATGGATAACTATAGGTAGTTTGCAAATTCAACCTTCAGAATTTGTAAAAATAATAGTTATATTAGTTTTATCCTATGTTATAATTTCAAAATTTAGGAAGGGTATTAATAATTTATTAGATATAATAAAGGTATTTTTATGGATTACACCCTTGGTATTTTTAATTTTATTCCAACCAGATTTGGGTAATACATTGATTATTATTTTCTCATATATATGTGTATTATTTCTAAATGAAGCTAATATTAAACCTTTGATATATATTGCAATAATAGCTCTTATTTCAGCGTATCCAATATATCATTTTGCTTTGGATGATTATCAAAAAACTCGTATAGAAGTTTTTCTTAATCCAGAAAAAGATGTTAAAAATAAAGGTTGGCATGTAACACAATCAAAAATATCAATAGGTTCTGGAGGTTTTATAGGGACAGGTATATTAAATGGTAGTCAAAGTAGATTAAAATTTTTACCTGAACCACAAACTGATTTCATATTTTCAGTTATTTCTGAGGAATTAGGTTTTGTTGGATCTTCATTTGTGATATTGCTCTACTTTTTATTGATATATAATATGCTAAAAATTAGTAGGCTAGTTGATGATGATTATGGTAGAATAATAATTTATGGAGTAGTTGGAATATTTTTAGGTCATACAATAGTAAATATTGGAATGACTTTGGGGCTTATACCAGTTACAGGTAAAACCTTATTATTCTTAAGCTACGGTGGAAGTTCATATTTGACAGCATTTATGTTGATAGCATTGGTTGAAAGTATAAAAATGAATTCGGAGTAA
- a CDS encoding pseudouridine synthase encodes MKIIIDKENENVRLDRFLKKRCKNNKLSEIFKAIRQGDVRVNNKKVKQDYRLNLNDEVSVNNLFYEEIKEKKLNREYANLIFFEDDKYLIINKPKGLAMHKGTGTKKGLAEIFNINFANRLDKKTSGLVIACKNQVSLRHITNLIREHKVKKIYEAICLNNNKYKLNEEFELKTEINGQKAISKYKVIHLTEKNITFRVELITGRKHQIRIQLANLGLAIVGDDKYGTYPKEAKLQLECKRIEFDEYKFEI; translated from the coding sequence TTGAAAATAATAATTGATAAAGAAAATGAAAATGTAAGATTAGATAGATTTTTAAAAAAAAGATGCAAAAATAATAAATTATCTGAAATATTTAAGGCAATAAGACAGGGAGATGTTAGGGTAAATAATAAAAAAGTAAAGCAAGATTACAGATTGAATTTGAATGATGAAGTTAGTGTAAATAATTTATTTTATGAAGAAATAAAAGAAAAAAAGTTAAATAGAGAATATGCTAATTTAATTTTTTTTGAAGATGATAAATATTTAATAATTAATAAACCAAAGGGACTTGCAATGCATAAGGGAACAGGTACAAAAAAAGGTTTAGCAGAGATATTCAATATAAATTTTGCAAATAGATTAGATAAAAAAACGAGTGGTCTTGTAATAGCTTGTAAAAATCAAGTTAGTTTAAGACATATAACAAATTTAATAAGAGAACATAAGGTTAAAAAAATATATGAAGCTATCTGTTTGAATAATAATAAATATAAATTAAATGAAGAATTTGAATTAAAAACAGAAATAAATGGACAAAAAGCTATTAGTAAGTATAAGGTTATACATTTAACTGAAAAAAATATAACTTTTAGAGTGGAACTTATAACAGGTAGAAAACATCAAATAAGGATACAATTAGCAAATTTAGGCTTAGCTATTGTAGGAGATGATAAGTATGGAACATATCCTAAAGAAGCAAAATTACAACTTGAGTGTAAAAGAATAGAATTTGATGAATATAAATTTGAAATATAA
- a CDS encoding HPr family phosphocarrier protein, producing MVSKTLIFNGPQGLHARPAGALVKKAKEFESKIELVYNGNSFNAKAITKLLSAGIKSGAEITVTADGADENAALEGVAEFISNIVD from the coding sequence ATGGTAAGTAAAACACTTATATTCAACGGACCACAAGGACTACATGCAAGACCTGCAGGAGCCTTAGTAAAAAAAGCAAAAGAATTTGAAAGCAAGATTGAACTTGTTTACAATGGTAATTCTTTTAATGCCAAAGCTATAACAAAACTTCTTTCAGCAGGTATAAAAAGTGGTGCAGAAATCACTGTTACAGCTGATGGTGCCGATGAAAATGCCGCTTTAGAAGGTGTTGCAGAATTCATATCAAATATAGTAGATTAA
- the dapB gene encoding 4-hydroxy-tetrahydrodipicolinate reductase, with translation MKILVFGTGVMANILAKSIKKPHEFVGMIEPLDMKDEKKDFDIIIDFSNHLATKDLLNFAINKKKPIVIATTGQTKEEMEAIKEASKQIPILKISNTSIGVKVLNKLARLATKMLEDFDIEIVEAHHNRKIDSPSGTALTLAKEIQKEREVKIITNRVGKREKDELCIHSLRAGSIVGEHAVIFAGEDEILEIKHTALSRKIFALGSIKYASKLIKLDKGLYYDID, from the coding sequence ATGAAAATTTTAGTGTTTGGTACAGGTGTAATGGCTAATATATTAGCAAAAAGTATAAAAAAACCTCATGAATTTGTGGGGATGATAGAACCATTAGATATGAAAGATGAAAAAAAAGATTTTGATATTATAATAGATTTTTCTAATCATTTGGCAACAAAAGACTTATTAAATTTTGCAATTAATAAGAAAAAGCCAATAGTTATTGCAACAACAGGTCAAACAAAGGAAGAAATGGAAGCAATAAAGGAAGCAAGTAAGCAAATACCTATTCTTAAGATAAGTAATACTTCTATAGGAGTAAAAGTTTTAAATAAATTGGCAAGGCTTGCTACAAAAATGTTAGAAGATTTTGATATTGAAATAGTAGAGGCACATCACAATAGAAAAATAGATAGTCCTAGTGGTACAGCTCTAACTCTTGCAAAAGAAATACAAAAAGAAAGAGAAGTTAAAATTATTACAAATAGAGTAGGAAAAAGAGAAAAAGATGAATTATGTATTCATAGCTTAAGAGCTGGTAGTATAGTTGGAGAACATGCTGTCATATTCGCAGGAGAAGATGAAATATTAGAAATCAAACATACGGCTTTATCAAGAAAAATATTTGCTTTGGGTTCAATTAAATATGCGAGCAAGCTAATTAAATTAGATAAAGGCTTATACTATGATATTGATTAA
- a CDS encoding O-methyltransferase: MIENYLGASNFVRTLFKEDDEIKELKKEALENKIPIVTEEVLAYMIYMLRLIGAKKGLEIGSAVGYSAYYLSKYVELTTIEIDKKRYEIAKKVLKGRNVKIYNADACEILKDLDEKYDFIFIDAAKGKYLDFFKLCYDKLNYGGLIFIDNILFRGYVCENEYPKRYKTIVKNLREFINYLKKYDFALLPFGDGIGLVRKEKDAK, from the coding sequence ATGATAGAGAATTACTTAGGTGCTAGTAATTTTGTTAGAACTTTGTTTAAAGAGGATGATGAAATAAAAGAATTAAAAAAAGAAGCTTTAGAAAATAAAATTCCTATTGTTACGGAAGAGGTTTTAGCATATATGATATATATGTTAAGATTAATAGGAGCTAAAAAAGGCTTAGAAATAGGTAGTGCTGTTGGTTATTCTGCTTATTATTTATCAAAGTATGTTGAATTGACAACTATAGAAATAGATAAAAAAAGATATGAAATTGCAAAAAAAGTTTTAAAAGGAAGAAATGTAAAAATATATAATGCTGATGCCTGTGAGATATTAAAGGACTTAGATGAAAAATATGATTTTATTTTTATCGATGCAGCAAAGGGAAAATATTTAGATTTTTTCAAACTTTGTTATGATAAATTAAATTATGGAGGTTTAATTTTCATAGACAATATTCTTTTTAGAGGTTATGTTTGTGAAAATGAATATCCTAAAAGATATAAAACTATAGTTAAAAATTTAAGGGAATTTATAAATTATTTAAAAAAATATGACTTTGCCTTGTTGCCCTTTGGAGATGGAATAGGCTTGGTTAGAAAGGAAAAAGATGCAAAATAA
- a CDS encoding glycoside hydrolase family 10 protein yields MQNKVKLLCSLSLAFLILSCSTTEPNLVEIKGKKPEKVEQVVKLKEQDNEKILKDETMSKIVFDRHKRKINQDLKGVWVSTVFGLDFSKTKNYDMEKQKQEIDEIVKNVKDWGLNAIFLQVKPSNAVIYPSKVHPWDACLTGVEGVDPGYDPLKYFVTKAHENNIELHAWINPYRAALTTDLSKLSNRNVVKQHPDWVFEFKGKLYLNPGKPEVVKHLYQNIEEIVKNYDVDGVHLDDYFYPYPNQGEKIANFDEAEYEKYGKQYPTIEDYRRANVDDLIKNLSVSVHKIKPELSFGVSPFGIWRNAKKDERGSLTDGLAAYDDLYADIVKWMENGWIDYVAPQIYWEIGHKKADYKTLVNWWSKEAEKTNTPLYIGEGVYKYAENNWPKDELIKHRDIRKANPSIKGYILFRYETLKNNPKIVEEMR; encoded by the coding sequence ATGCAAAATAAGGTTAAATTGTTATGTAGTTTATCTTTAGCTTTTTTAATTTTATCATGTTCTACAACAGAACCTAATTTAGTTGAAATAAAGGGGAAAAAACCTGAAAAAGTAGAACAAGTTGTAAAATTAAAAGAACAAGATAATGAAAAGATATTAAAAGATGAAACAATGTCAAAAATTGTATTTGATAGACATAAAAGAAAAATTAATCAAGATTTAAAAGGTGTATGGGTATCAACTGTATTCGGCTTAGATTTTTCAAAAACAAAAAATTATGATATGGAAAAGCAAAAGCAAGAAATAGATGAAATAGTAAAGAATGTTAAAGATTGGGGATTGAATGCGATATTTTTGCAAGTTAAACCAAGCAATGCTGTTATATACCCATCTAAAGTACATCCTTGGGATGCTTGTTTAACAGGTGTTGAAGGTGTAGATCCAGGTTATGATCCTTTAAAATATTTTGTTACAAAGGCTCATGAAAATAATATTGAATTACATGCTTGGATAAATCCATATAGAGCAGCACTTACTACAGATTTAAGTAAGTTATCAAATAGAAATGTAGTAAAACAACATCCAGATTGGGTATTTGAATTTAAGGGTAAACTATATCTAAATCCTGGAAAACCTGAAGTTGTAAAACATCTATATCAAAATATAGAAGAAATAGTTAAAAATTATGATGTTGATGGTGTGCATTTAGATGACTATTTTTATCCATATCCAAATCAAGGTGAAAAAATCGCTAATTTTGATGAAGCAGAATATGAAAAATATGGAAAACAATATCCAACTATAGAAGATTATAGAAGGGCTAATGTTGATGATTTGATAAAAAATCTATCAGTTTCAGTTCATAAAATTAAACCTGAATTATCATTTGGTGTAAGTCCATTTGGAATTTGGAGAAATGCAAAAAAAGATGAAAGAGGGTCTCTAACAGATGGTTTGGCAGCATATGATGATCTTTATGCAGATATAGTTAAGTGGATGGAAAATGGATGGATAGATTATGTAGCTCCACAAATTTATTGGGAAATAGGACATAAAAAAGCAGATTACAAGACTTTAGTTAATTGGTGGTCAAAAGAAGCAGAAAAGACTAATACTCCGCTATATATTGGAGAAGGAGTGTATAAATATGCTGAAAATAATTGGCCTAAAGATGAACTTATAAAACATAGAGATATTAGAAAAGCTAATCCAAGTATAAAAGGATATATATTATTTAGATATGAAACACTAAAAAATAATCCAAAAATAGTAGAAGAAATGAGATAA
- the uvrB gene encoding excinuclease ABC subunit UvrB translates to MKFKLCSKFKPTGDQPKAIDFLYTNLKSGIYEQILLGVTGSGKTFTIANVIEKLNRPALVLAPNKTLAAQLYNEYKKFFPENAVEYFVSYYDYYQPEAYIPQTDTYIEKDSSINDEIDKLRHAATAALLTRRDVIIVASVSAIYGLGSKEAYRENCLPIDIEIGISRKKLISRLIELRYERNNVVLERGKFKVKGETIDVLPPYQETAYRFTFFDEDLESIYEINHINYNKIRKIKRLTIMPATHYLSILDKQSMFNEIQLELNTRVKYFEENKKLLEAQRIKQRTEYDLEMINEIGYCKGIENYSRYLSGKKSGEAPDTLLDYFPEDYVTFIDESHITVPQIAGMYNGDHARKKVLIENGFRLESAFDNRPLTREEFFKKTKQVVYVSATPSDYELSHAKDEIVEQLIRPTGITEPKIVIRPTKNQIDDLMEEIKKCTEKNQRVLVTTLTKKMAEELTSYYEEYNIKVKYMHSEIDAIKRVEIIKGLRNKEFDVLVGINLLREGLDIPEVSLVAILEADKEGFLRSRRSLIQTMGRAARNVEGKVILYADVLTDSIKEARLEVDRRREYQEKYNKINGIIPYNTSNNDMDSMMIKEKEEKIVEKFSSVSEINLKIKQLEVVMKEYSKNLDFENAIKIRDKIKELKRILMELM, encoded by the coding sequence ATGAAATTTAAGCTATGTTCAAAATTTAAGCCTACTGGGGATCAACCAAAGGCAATAGATTTTCTTTATACCAATTTAAAATCTGGTATATATGAACAAATTTTATTAGGTGTTACTGGAAGTGGTAAAACATTTACTATAGCTAATGTTATAGAAAAATTAAATAGACCAGCTCTTGTTTTGGCACCTAATAAAACTTTAGCTGCTCAATTATATAATGAATATAAAAAATTTTTCCCAGAAAATGCTGTAGAATATTTTGTTTCATATTATGATTATTATCAACCTGAAGCATATATTCCTCAAACTGATACATATATAGAAAAAGATTCTTCTATTAATGATGAAATTGATAAATTAAGACATGCAGCAACAGCAGCTCTATTAACAAGAAGAGATGTGATAATTGTTGCATCAGTTTCAGCAATTTATGGTTTGGGATCAAAAGAAGCATATAGAGAAAATTGTTTACCAATAGATATAGAAATAGGGATAAGTAGAAAAAAATTAATATCAAGATTAATTGAATTAAGATATGAAAGAAATAATGTAGTACTTGAAAGAGGTAAATTTAAGGTAAAAGGAGAAACGATAGATGTGTTGCCACCATATCAAGAAACAGCCTATAGATTTACCTTTTTTGATGAAGATTTAGAAAGTATTTATGAGATTAATCATATAAACTATAATAAAATAAGAAAGATAAAAAGATTAACAATAATGCCAGCTACACATTATTTATCAATTTTAGATAAGCAAAGTATGTTTAATGAGATACAACTTGAATTAAATACTAGAGTAAAATATTTTGAAGAAAATAAAAAACTTTTGGAAGCTCAAAGAATAAAGCAAAGAACAGAGTATGATTTAGAAATGATAAATGAAATAGGTTATTGTAAAGGAATAGAAAATTATTCAAGATATTTAAGTGGTAAAAAAAGTGGAGAAGCTCCAGATACACTTTTAGATTATTTCCCAGAAGATTATGTAACATTTATTGATGAATCGCATATAACTGTTCCTCAAATAGCTGGCATGTATAATGGTGATCATGCAAGAAAAAAAGTTTTAATTGAAAATGGATTTAGATTGGAATCTGCTTTTGATAATAGACCTCTAACAAGGGAAGAATTTTTCAAAAAGACGAAACAAGTAGTGTATGTTTCAGCAACACCTAGTGATTATGAATTAAGTCATGCAAAAGATGAAATTGTTGAACAATTAATAAGACCTACAGGTATTACAGAACCTAAAATAGTAATTAGACCAACTAAAAATCAAATAGATGATTTGATGGAAGAAATAAAAAAGTGTACAGAAAAAAATCAAAGGGTTTTAGTTACGACATTAACAAAAAAGATGGCAGAAGAATTAACTAGCTATTATGAAGAATATAATATAAAAGTTAAATATATGCATTCTGAAATTGATGCAATAAAAAGAGTTGAAATAATAAAAGGTTTAAGAAATAAAGAATTTGATGTATTAGTTGGAATTAATTTGCTAAGGGAAGGTTTAGATATACCGGAAGTAAGTCTTGTTGCCATACTTGAAGCGGACAAGGAAGGTTTTTTAAGATCAAGAAGATCTTTAATTCAAACAATGGGAAGAGCAGCAAGAAATGTAGAAGGTAAAGTTATACTTTATGCAGATGTTTTAACAGATTCAATAAAAGAAGCTCGTCTGGAAGTAGATAGAAGAAGAGAATATCAAGAAAAATATAATAAAATTAATGGAATAATTCCATATAATACAAGTAATAATGATATGGATTCTATGATGATAAAAGAAAAAGAAGAAAAAATTGTAGAAAAATTTTCTAGTGTTTCTGAAATAAATTTAAAAATAAAGCAGTTAGAAGTTGTTATGAAAGAGTATTCAAAAAATTTAGACTTTGAAAATGCTATAAAAATAAGGGATAAAATAAAAGAATTAAAAAGAATTTTAATGGAGTTGATGTAG